The Lactuca sativa cultivar Salinas chromosome 2, Lsat_Salinas_v11, whole genome shotgun sequence genome includes the window TTTACTTAAGTAAAAACAAATGCAAGATATCAAGTCCATAAAGTGTTCTTTAACACTAGagtcaaaaaagaaaaaagaaaaaaaaaatcaaaacatcaAATGTTAAATCGTGTTTCTTCTATATAATGCTTCTACAAATAGGAGattgcaaaaaaaaataataataataattgaaaatTAACAACTACACGATGCTATACTTGTAAACCAAAATGACTtctcatgttttttttcttcccAATTAAATGCAAACGATCCATCAAGTTATCCAGATAGCTGAGAGGGTCCCACTGCCACGTCACCTCACAGGAAGTAATCTGGTGTCCTACGTGTCACATCTGGCTCCCCCCTCCTTGGAGCTGGATCAAACTGCAATTCAACATTCTCTTTAGTtagtgtttctttttttttttttttaaatcccaATAAAGTCATATATATGGAAAATTTAATTGAATATGTAAAAGATGTTTTACCCTAACTaaatgaccgttttacccttACATTTCAAAGAAACAAATTTCTTTCAACATTAAGTCAACTTTCCTCATTTGTTTTTTCTTTCGTTTCCCAAAGTTGTaattttctcaaatattttttcAAACACCATTTATCCATACAACACTAAAttctaaacaaaaaataaaaattaaaaaaaaaaatagtttaaatAAAATACCTGAATGAAGGTGTGACCCTTGCAATCGTCTACTTCAAGAATGGAAGCCATGTTCCCACATCGGTAACAATAATTAGGTGCACTAAAAATTGTTACAACTTTTTGTtcctattataatttattaaaaaaatatcagaataaacaaaactttcatttttttttttaaaaaaaaatataaaaataaaacattacaTGACCCCAGTTGAATCCCTCCATAACCAGCTGATGTGCTCTAGCAATTAACTTCAACCCATTGCTATGATTAAATTGCTCAGATATAtcctgaaaaaaataataaaaaataaaaaaacttcaTTAACATTAACAccacaaacaaataaataaaagggCTAatctcataaaaataaaataaaataaaataaaataaaataaaaaaaaccttaTATTTTATGCTTTTTCCAGATTAAACCTCTAACTTTATTTTTTGCTTAAAAAAAACCTtgtattatttcatttttccaaaataccctctaactttgtatttttttttccaaaataccctctaactttgtatttttttttccaaaataccctagatcagaaaaaaaaacacaatgtCTTTTTCAAGCAAAAGATGTTTaatccgaaaaaaaaaaaaaaaaaaaaaaaacattacattatgTGTTTTTTCCAGATTAAACCTCGCCTTTAATTTTTgcctgaaaaagaccttgtactttttcattttttccaatcCGGCCCTTTCagtcatttttttcaaaaaaaattgtaaaatgcAAGGGTTTActtttttcaacaaaaaaaaaaaaaagttgagggtttatttgcAAGCAAGCATTTAGAAGGTTGAGGgcttttttcggaaaaaaaatacaaagtttgTCTCTTTCAGACAAAAGAAtaaagtgtgggtttaatccagaaaaaaacacacaaaatatgaagtcttttataaataaaaaaaaaaataaaaaataaaaaaatagatacTTGGCCAAAAGTGTATCCAGCGCCACGTGGGGAAATACCCCAACCACATCTGTCATCTGGATCTGACCATAAAAGATCACACATCGGGCCTTCATGTGGAACTTCTTGTACACGATCAAAATTCCTTATGTTATCTAGGGTTTCAATCGAAGGCGATAATCCACCATGAAGACAAAATATTTCCGATTCAACCTATATaaataaaagatatatatatttttttaaattacaaattCAAATGTTGTATAAAAACTTCTGGATTCAACAACCAACTAACCAATGCTGTGAGTGGAAAGTAGTCGAACAAATCTGTAAATGTCTTCCACACGCTTGCGTTCCCATAtctattcaaaaaataaaacaaatttaacagttttcttagtttttttttgtaaaattgtttattaacgagtaaattacacaaatggtccctatggtttagggtaatttgcacatttgatccctaacttattttttttaacttggaaagtcattatggtttgtttttgttacacgcctgtcttacctaaaaagactattttgccattgattttttaatttatttaaataaacacacccccaaccccaaccccaaccccaccccctcaccttaccttaccttacCTTACCTTACCTTACCTAGCCCACcgtttttccctatttaaataatagtctttttaggtaaaaagagggaccaaacacataacaaaaacaaacagtagggaccttccgagttaaaaaaataagttagggaccaaacatgtaaattactccaaaccatagggaccattcgtgtaatttactctttattaACAAGTTAAGCCTAAAAAGTTAAAAGGGGAAACTACTTGTCCAAATACTCAAATTTGcttatcaaaaaatcaaaaagtgCTTAATTAAGGAGTTGTTTGATGGGAAATTgtcagaaaagtcccaatattttcagaaaagtttcactttagtcccaaattatttttttaacataaaagtcccgattatttcattttggctcaaattaacaaaaaagtcatttttttcttttaacaaaAAATGACATATTATCATGTAAAATCAAATACTCGGGACTTttctgttcaaaaaaaaaaatgggaactaaagtgaaacttttctgaaaatattgggacttttctgatAATTTCCCTTGTTTGATTTGATAAAACTGGATCATTAAGTGTTTTGAACGATTCAAACATCTTAATGGTTAAGAGAATGTAGGATTCCCTAAGCATTTAAAGGCTTTTGATTCATTCAGAGGCTGTGTCAAACTCAAACACATTGAATGCTGAATGATTCAGAGGcgacatataaatggggtttcaTTCAGAGGTGATCAAGTCAACAAGtagaaagtattttgttttagATAACTGAAGAAGAAAGAAAGGGGACTTACTTTCGTAGACATTCATCATAAAATCCATAAACTTGAGTAATCTACAAAAACAAAAAGCAAAATCATTTCAATTTTCAACTATTTATATagtgattttaaaaataaaaataaaaaaaaagtaaataatacCTGGCGACTTTCATGGTTTCCTCTTAAAATAGTAATACGTTGTGGGTATCGAACTTTTAGGGCAACCAATAACTGAAAGTGTAAAAAACCTAACATCAAAACAATAATAATATAGGATTTATTCAATGAAGTGTGTGttttttttgtaatattattGGATAGATTAGTTTTTCTAGACAAAAAATATTTGGATTTTGATTTAATGTTTTTTTGAGTTTTGGGTTTTGTAGAATTAGCTTCTTTTAGTTTCAAGTACTAAAAGACCTAATATTTTGTGTTATTTCCGCATTAACCCTTAACTTTATTGTTTTCATGAAAAAGACCTTGCATTTTTTCCAATTTGGCCCTTTTAGTCGTTTTTCTCTAAAAAATTTGTAAAATGTGAGGGTTGTTTAAGGAAAAGCTAAAAAAGTTGAggatttatttggaaacatttaGAAGGTTGACGGTTTTTTTGTGAAAAAGGACAAAGTTGAGGGTGTTTTTCGAAGAAAAGGAAAAAATATATAAGggtttttttcatgaaaaaaataaAGATGAGGTTTAATCcctgaaaaaaaaacacaaaatataaggtttttttatgagattaacccttATACTTGACCCTCAAATCTTTTATTAATCTTTTGACTAATTCATTTGTTTCGTTTTAATCTCCAATATTAAatgtaatatatttattttataaaatatgttattGTCAAGTAATCACTATTTTAAAAACTATGACATGTGCTTAAAAAGTAACAAATTAGATGATGAGGCTTCACAAAATCATCTCACAAAGAAAACGATAAATTAGTTAATTttttaaagaacaaaaaaaattcaaaaatggtCAAAAAATGTCAAATGATTGCAgaaagttttataaaatttggttttTGTTATGTAAAGTTGGTGAAAATCTGATGtagcaaaacaaaaaaaaaatgttacttTTTATCCATGTACAACGGATTATTACAATTTACAAAATATAAAACAATAATACGCAAGAAAGATagaagtcaaaaagtcaaaaagtcaaaaaagtcaAAGACTTACTGTCACTGTTTCAACCGAGTAATAACCACGATCAACATAATCTCCCATGAATAAATAATTTGTATCAGGACActtcaataaattaaaaaaaaaacaaaaacaaaatagcaTCAGTTAAAAATTAAAAGTAGAATAATTTGATTTTAAATAATTGTATAAAACAAAATAGAAAATACAAACCTTCCCTCCAATTCTAAATAGCTCTGCAAGATCATGGAATTGACCATGAATATCACCACAAATTGTCACAGGGCTTTTAACAGGCTGAAACACATTAACACAAAAACGGAACATTTATAATTTCTTTCTGATTTGTGATttgtgatttgttcaattacaAAAAGATGAAATTTAGTACATAATTTTACTTCAAGTGTAATTGTAGATAAAGTTATACACATGGTAAAATCGAAAACAAGCATACCTGTACATTGCTTTCCACCATTAAAATCTCCTTTGCTTTCTCACATAACAACCTAACCTGCATGTCGTTAAAGAAACAGAGTTTATTACAAAAACATACAAGAATGTCATTCTATAAGAAGCAATATATAAGGTCTGATATGCATCTAACAGTGTAAAGATGCAATTCTTCGAGAGTTATGATCCCTATGGCCTATTCTTACTTCAAATTTCAAAAATGAAACTCCTGAAACTTTAACTTTGGGCGAAAGAAAGAGCGCTTATTGTTGAAGATCCATGGAGCACAAATAATTTCATCTCAAATGAACTTAGGAATGATTAATTAGAGAAAAGTTAGCAATCTAAATCGAATTCTTCTTTCGGGATAAATTTTCCAAAACGAGTATGTATTCGAGATATAACATGAATCTAATATGGAGATATCATCTAACAACTAAGTTACCAAAAGATATTTGAAAAAGAAAACTCGTAAATTCAAACTGAAAACAGAAAGTTTCGAACTTAAATTGAACCAGATCTGATCCAGTAAACAGATCTGTGCATATGAAAACGACAATCATCATAACCCAGCTCAAATGGTCAGATCAGACCCAAATATAACTAAAGCAACAAATCGTGAAATCGAAATTAACGAAAGACGAATTTAGGGATTATtgaataacaataacaataagacaacaataagaataataataaccTCTTGTTCGGATAAGGGTTTGCATTGCATGAGCTGAGTAATATATTCATCGACGTTGCCATTAGCGCTCGAGACAACTGGAGCCGAGCTCATGTTTGTTTCTTCGTTTTGGGTATTTTGTTAGCCAATAGATTGATACGAAGATCTGAATATTGGATTTTGAATAGGTGAATGATAGATCCAAAAAGAAAATCTGCAAGAATCTTTTGGGTTGGggaagagagtgaagaagagaGTGGGGGGAAGCGAGAGGTGGTGGTGAAACCAATATGGAAATGCAAATGCAAATGATGGTTGAGAAAACGAAAGGAAACGAAACCCTTGTTTTGTTATTGCCTTTTTGTTTCTTCGATTAAATTAAGAGGAGGTGGGTAAGGCTAAACAAGTCGACCGAGATCCATACTCACAAAAGCTTCAAACTCCATTATCATATATGACTTTTTATTGAAATTTAAAAGTAAAGTATTTTTAGCTAATTTCAAATGACAAAATTTCAAAAatgttcatgtggtatgtatttttttggagTTTTAGTTCAGACACCGATTTTTTTGGTTTCgtagtccttttgagctagtttcattgCAGATTTGATTCCTCGATAAATTAAAATGACTTTAATACCCTTCGGgtatttaattttcattttttctttcatttttctaaaatttaatagttatttatttattttaaaaattattttaataataaaaaaagtcggacccacccctctctctctctctctctctctctctctctctctctctctctctctctctctctctctctctctctctctctctctctctctctgcaaaTACAAACTCAAGAACACATATTCATATTCATGAACACACACTCAAGAACACATACACACTTCAACTACCGTCCGCCACTACCACCGTGTCCTTCACCTCCTTTTTTCTGTAAATTGATTTTTCTGTTAACCTCCACCATCTCCTTATTCTCCACACACACGAAATCAAATCTGATGAAGGATTTTCAGATGAACACCTTCAAGAAGAAAAAATCAGATCGAgtgctgatgggttttggtcataagacatcctatgtgctcatacaaaccctaatgcttagatctaggtttctctattgtacatgctttgaatccaagactataaaccctaattctagcatatggaaattgatattaacatataattaggtttaagatattacattgattgttatgtagcaataacaatcccaattcctccttgaattgactttggaaggcttagagtcacaagtgtcactcctctaatggcttacaaacaccaagagcaaatggagaaggtataaagagagaggagagaggtaggaattcgtccttaggacttcttgggaaggcttagacgagttcatgagccttagggggtttatataggtgtaaagattagggttttagtccttatcattatctagttgcttgcccaccaagcaaccataagataagtcttagaaacccttatcctagttgaattctaaggcattatctccttaaattcgttcaccctatatttaagataatccttaccttattttgtaactatcacataattacaatttagcccctctagtttaattaattacacttgatcacaaaattaattcttaattaattattaaccaatattaattaaacaaatatgatttctcctttaatatattattcttataacatatcaataaatcataataacctctctctctatttatttctccaatcaagttgttttggtgaaggcaacccaaaaggaccatgcaccatcaggtcaagtacataccaaaatagttatggacttagacactaatccaacagtctcccacttggataagtctaataaccattctgcgtatgacttcagatcctgatctgcaatcgtagctttccaaagccactgtcaactctgatcatatcagatacgcgtgtccttagataagggatcatatattcctccattctagatatcatatgagatatgatttcaaatcattctctttgtactatatctcaattcccgatttatgacgactgactaattgaacaaatcaaattagccctagcccggccgagcatttacgtttgtcatcactaaaccatcgaggggcccaaagatatcgcttttatcctacgttggataaaaggaacggataaactttgatacaatgcttgcttgcactcactcactgaatcacacacaacaatatgttttataacaccaagttactggtgcgtttacatattatcaatgtgcaaccgatttgcaagatacaactcacacatctcggtttcaagaatataagatgttatcgtctcaccaatcactcgtgatacaattcatagagtgatccaagtgagcgtgggtttaatccaatgctcaaattcatattcataagcactcatgaacgttgcagcaaacatttgcttatgtctaatactcttttagacaatccacacaccacttcacgacaatcttcattcatatctacttccaacatatgaacgactgtgacccgttcgaataattcaattattcttaataaattcaattattctggaagtcaaaacatgcaaatgtgaaacacaagaataatactaatcccatatggcctcaaccctttgagcataaataaaacaccttttatttatcaccatattgattactcattatttgtcgtttcgggtaatcaacttcttacttgaattattacacttgtcccatgctcttagcatgcgcacaatgtttacctatagttcttacttttgtgaaatagatcaaattgaacacatttccaatcattctcatttcacaactccaaatcctttttcataagtgtgagaatatcaaattcttgttacttataaaatatgctagattctaacattctatgcaatgatcctttcgtaatgtcactgcaccaaagtcacaaagactattgccaatgatattacaaactTCTCTATCGGAGATTGCTACAAGACATTttcatagacgtgatgtctctcactcaaagtacattctttgaacatccttttgcataaaagtttctaatctagacatagatttttaatattcaattcccaatatggacacgcttccatattttccatatgacaactcattcttaatagaatcttgtctattcgtaatgatgtcgatatggtccatccaatatggaaacatttccacattttccatatgacgactcatttttaatagaatcttttctattcataataatgtccatatgatccattcaataccatgcttccaactactcacaagcgaccaatcctcgtcgaactttggattgtcctttgatagttgtttaattattttagtcaaaaccgattctagtcccttttccctttaaatgcgctagacatttggaaaatcttagaatggtcaaacattaaagcatttgcaatcgatcctttacccgaagcgtatgggacacgacgcataatgttttatttgttatgttctcaaaattcgaattgtgaagaggaatgccgtaatcataatcgaaattttaagaacacactatgtaccctagactaaatttattaacatttctcaacctaaacctttaaatttgaaatgaagcataatattctctcccttaattatagcaaaacaactcttcaactattgcgactttgcaaagtatgactcttgttttctataattaatattgctaaccttgcaatactttccttaataatcatacaatcataacttttatgctcccactatcatgatgattattataaaacataacatttatgctcccactagcttcgacatgtattcataaacatcttaactttcagaaaaacaatgcttattgaatttcttaagtccatgtttctaatacttaatgctttgataatcttttatcaaggcttcttgaacttatacacctttgccttagatagttcatatttgtgtgtaaacaattgccaaacctcacaattcaaattatggaaagggataccgtaaccataatcgaattcgagaatgcaattttacaatcactatcttcttaaaatctttcttagtgaaagcatttcctcacgatcattttcatgaaggaagaaatcttatgacacttagatttaaacggtgtatgtgttcctatccatgtgaatttgttaaaaccaaggtttacgacaaattcaaactcatatggatcgaactttcttaatcttgatttcttgccttatggtagcacagctgcccaccatgtcttccaagtagttaagcaactcacattttcttatcaatgtactttccattgatcaaggtccttgccttttatgcattccaatgagaactcataggactcacatgcataattaactcgattggattagcacagaaacaaaataatgtcaacacgataggttgtaaacctcaactcgtgtgctagtgatgattgataaggtttatttgatttgttcttgaaacctttcaagaccattaagacttccactgactccttgacatataagattctcttgtcaaaacatttcttgacaaacaaatattcaagagttagtgtagcttttatcaaaactcttcataaattggtcctagttggtctttgtcttatccaagacatcacaactttccacatttgatgaatgttataaacctttaatacttttcactcaatgtcacaatcttaactttaagacttgttttggaacgaagtatgattgacttattgatttaaccatttcttcaatccttgattcctcttcttaaacatacaattgtactaagactcacttagaggatcaattgagatatggttcttaatcattaagacctatcataaagcataaaaaggtactctcccttcttcttagaatggagaaacttttatctttctacctacttgattcttcttattcattctgctattgatttaaacctttttcaatcaattcagaattacacttaatcctatacgtataatcatatttactaaacctttagtaaatcatgacgaatatctttgttactcttatggtggactttgatcaacacacaactttgtgtactcgatcttctagtccttcacttgacactttgtcaatgaattagtctaatttccaaatatgaaatttcttattcatcgtgcaaccaagttgcgtgattccaaatttctgtccaattgaaactttgggcgatgagaaactctccctatttggtaaattctcaactttccataaataacataataagaaccaaatccgttatttctaataatagaaacattttaacaccaatttttcatacacgccattgcaaggataaataaataaaatttaaaatcaaaatttattttattgcggaaaaatttgtccttacaatgcaattcattgaaaaacttatgctaatacatctttcttagcaatctaactctaactctaagtagtagcttaagaatctaatcttcgagaaatgtgatcgaaatccattccttctcggttagattctgctcacttcttcccttaagcgtcctttttcttttcttcgatcctacaaaaaatcaattgtaatcttatcacattatgttttaagaatctataatagaaacttaaaaaagttagtcaatggatatcacctaaagtagagccatacgttttgactctcccatctcttagatctcttaggtaaataggcagtttcgtctccaatgccctttctcttggcaataaaagcaaattgactcttttggaacatgacatggaactacttcagacatttcctttctcttatgatcaaaccttttgatcatagcatgtctttcgttgccattgtctatatccatagaggtcttgaaggcaaattcaccaatcaactttgcttttctattacgtcaaaccattgctgattcagcagcaataagcatataggtgagatctataaaggtcacgtcgcggttcatcatatagtactctcttacgaactcactacaTGAGTTacgaagtgactgaagaacccaatcaacagccatctcctcacagaaaacagatcccaacattcttaacctatcaatgtgtgacttcatccctaggacgtgtgcacacaccgatattccttctttatgtttacttgccaaaagggcttgagtgagcttgaacttttcaagcctttgaacttgtgggttagggagaataattggaggaggaggaggaagtgaagcatgatatcttgttcctcgatcgaatcgtggaatatcatcttcatgtggaatacttactccacgggatttgagaagaccatagttgtcaaactttgacatctacaaaacgggagaaaacgaatacAAGTTAGATgattgattaagtccttagtaaatcacccatatgagatactaaggctaggacccaacacaatattctacaactcgggagagggatgccgtaaccctaattgcagaatatttgaaggtaagtgaatgacgattcactaatttccaccacgaaaaatgaaaaagaattttaagttttaaatctatgaaaactcctagatcctttgagattcattgaactttcaatggcatgtttaaatctcgatatgcccctcttgtttgtgactgggatgccgaggatcacaaagcgggtgtgaataaccatgcaaacttacatggtgccctcacatgttacagtcacctattcgatgtgccggtaaaccacacacgctccaccgaactatgacaaacattgagtcaccctttgctacctttgcttagaaccatttagtgtgccggtaaaccacacacgctccactaacgtcttcgcaagggcacaaagtgtaatttcatggaattgcatcaattcacttttgcctaagtaactaagattgggaattttgaaaacatttagttacttttataattcattatacttataatggaaggtttcgtcctatcctacccattcggctaacgaccctccactagtcaagagtgcggtgggtaagagtggatacccattcaattgccattttataaacaatttccttaaacaccccttatagaccaacttcgtgaatgaggcctactaacggtaagactgacttttactcatacatatatgtaatgttagacttttaatgttatatatagtatagggtgtattttatacttttaaaatattaggtagtcaatttaacaattatacctttaattcaattaaattgtaaactaaaacttttatggatttattaaacctctattaattatacaccttagttaattaataaaaccataagggtgtgatttgaactttttcaaaactatactagagttttagaatttaacattcctaattaaacttttaatcaacttttaaattccaaaacttgagggcaagttttgaaacatttcaacacattagggtttagaatttaaatatacatcaaaattaaaccatttaatcaaaatttaaattccaaaacttgagggcaagttttgaaacatttttcaaaacattagggttttaactatttaaatttcaaaacaacaaaacttttgggttcaaatttaaactataaaacctaaaaggggaaaatatgaaacttttcataacaacaaggatcaaataacaaataatctaaattaacatttaattacataattatccatatttgatttatttaatgatttcttgcaaaacaatttatcaatttactcaaaataattaatcaattatcacataaggaaacaattatcttattaattgataaatatcttcaattagatcaaaattatagtcaaatatatcatataatcggattaatattgatctaacatgataaggtaactatccataagcataaacagcaagaaatcccgaagtaccctccatctgacgggTTGACTCGtagagtcaggcttggactcgtcgagtcaccttggactcggcgagttcatctatggacacgacgagtccagcctccaaaaacacaaaattcgaaattttcaaacatatcaagcatcaatacaatagaaaccaatcaaggctctgataccactgatgggttttggtcataagacatcctatgtgctcatacaaaccctaatgtttggatctaggtttctctattgtacatgctttgaatccaagactttaaaccctaattctagcatatggaaatcgatattaacatataattaggtttaagatattaccttgattgttatgtagcaataacaatcccaattcctcctctaatggcttacaaacaccaagagcaaatggagaaggtataaagagagaggagagaggtaggaattcgtccttaggacttcttgggaaggcttagacgaattcatg containing:
- the LOC111898575 gene encoding serine/threonine-protein phosphatase PP2A-2 catalytic subunit, translated to MSSAPVVSSANGNVDEYITQLMQCKPLSEQEVRLLCEKAKEILMVESNVQPVKSPVTICGDIHGQFHDLAELFRIGGKCPDTNYLFMGDYVDRGYYSVETVTLLVALKVRYPQRITILRGNHESRQITQVYGFYDECLRKYGNASVWKTFTDLFDYFPLTALVESEIFCLHGGLSPSIETLDNIRNFDRVQEVPHEGPMCDLLWSDPDDRCGWGISPRGAGYTFGQDISEQFNHSNGLKLIARAHQLVMEGFNWGHEQKVVTIFSAPNYCYRCGNMASILEVDDCKGHTFIQFDPAPRRGEPDVTRRTPDYFL